The following proteins come from a genomic window of Dromaius novaehollandiae isolate bDroNov1 chromosome 19, bDroNov1.hap1, whole genome shotgun sequence:
- the OMG gene encoding oligodendrocyte-myelin glycoprotein isoform X2 → MEHQILKTSTCLLALLFFIPIALGICPSNCTCSGNDRNVDCSGRNLTILPHGLQDNITYLNLSFNQFIDLDHQLTRFTNLRTLDISNNWLKNVPAHLPKSLWELYAINNNIKVLQKLDTAYQWNLKVLDVSRNMVERAVLINNTLSSLKFLNLSSNKLWTVPTNMPYNIETVDLSSNFLSQILPGTLVRLQHLTSLYLHNNKFTYIPDKAFDQLFQLQVVTLYNNPWSCSDKQNIPYLLKWLQGTAANVIGAPCANETVLWTNATPTSAAPTVAEPNLMIKGMKAADKTASPTATEPSKMTKTRKQFKAKEVTLTATLSQTVLFTSTDRPLLLYPEDLTSGKVSSHEAAATRTIYIKDSTEVNSSTARPTGSSTTPLTLSITSGMPTNYSKMPQSTTATLRNEESTTNILNTHVPSKASTCEAI, encoded by the exons ATGGAACACCAGATACTGAAAACATCTACCTGCCTGCTGGCCCTTCTGTTTTTCATACCCATTGCTCTGGGTATCTGTCCTTCTAACTGTACATGCTCAGGAAACGACAGGAATGTGGACTGTTCAGGCAGAAACTTAACTATACTGCCACACGGACTTCAGGACAACATTACATATTTAAATCTGTCCTTTAACCAGTTTATAGATCTTGATCATCAGCTGACCAGATTTACCAATTTGAGGACCCTCGATATTTCAAATAATTGGCTCAAGAACGTTCCTGCTCATCTGCCCAAGTCACTATGGGAATTATATGCCATAAATAACAATATCAAAGTTCTCCAGAAACTTGACACAGCTTACCAGTGGAATCTCAAAGTGCTCGATGTTTCCCGGAACATGGTGGAAAGAGCCGTTCTGATCAACAACACACTGAGCAGTCTCAAGTTTCTCAACCTCAGCAGCAACAAACTTTGGACAGTTCCAACCAACATGCCCTACAACATAGAGACGGTGGATCTATCCAGTAACTTCTTGTCACAGATACTTCCAGGAACGCTGGTGAGACTACAGCACCTTACCAGCCTTTACCTGCACAACAACAAGTTCACGTACATTCCCGACAAAGCTTTTGACCAACTCTTTCAGCTGCAAGTAGTAACGCTATACAACAACCCCTGGTCCTGCAGCGACAAACAAAATATCCCTTATTTGCTTAAatggctgcagggcacagctgccaaCGTCATAGGGGCTCCCTGCGCTAACGAGACGGTGCTTTGGACGAACGCCACACCAACGTCGGCCGCTCCCACGGTCGCAGAGCCTAACCTCATGATTaagggaatgaaggcagcagacAAAACTGCTTCTCCGACGGCAACCGAACCAAGCAAAATGACAAAAACGCGTAAACAATTCAAAGCTAAGGAAGTTACTTTAACTGCTACCTTAAGCCAAACTGTACTGTTTACAAGCACAGACCGACCACTGCTCCTCTATCCAGAAGATCTGACCAGCGGGAAAGTGAGCTCGCACGAAGCAGCAGCCACGCGCACCATCTACATCAAAGATTCGACCGAGGTGAACTCGAGCACGGCTCGTCCGACGGGGTCATCCACTACTCCCCTGACGCTGAGCATTACCAGTGGCATGCCTACAAACTACTCCAAAATGCCTCAGAGCACAACTGCTACCTTAAGGAACGAGGAATCCACTACAAATATATTGAATACTCATGTGCCCTCCAAAGCAAGTACCTGTGAG GCCATTTAA
- the OMG gene encoding oligodendrocyte-myelin glycoprotein isoform X1 — MEHQILKTSTCLLALLFFIPIALGICPSNCTCSGNDRNVDCSGRNLTILPHGLQDNITYLNLSFNQFIDLDHQLTRFTNLRTLDISNNWLKNVPAHLPKSLWELYAINNNIKVLQKLDTAYQWNLKVLDVSRNMVERAVLINNTLSSLKFLNLSSNKLWTVPTNMPYNIETVDLSSNFLSQILPGTLVRLQHLTSLYLHNNKFTYIPDKAFDQLFQLQVVTLYNNPWSCSDKQNIPYLLKWLQGTAANVIGAPCANETVLWTNATPTSAAPTVAEPNLMIKGMKAADKTASPTATEPSKMTKTRKQFKAKEVTLTATLSQTVLFTSTDRPLLLYPEDLTSGKVSSHEAAATRTIYIKDSTEVNSSTARPTGSSTTPLTLSITSGMPTNYSKMPQSTTATLRNEESTTNILNTHVPSKASTCEVYLFYVTMLNAVVMFIG; from the coding sequence ATGGAACACCAGATACTGAAAACATCTACCTGCCTGCTGGCCCTTCTGTTTTTCATACCCATTGCTCTGGGTATCTGTCCTTCTAACTGTACATGCTCAGGAAACGACAGGAATGTGGACTGTTCAGGCAGAAACTTAACTATACTGCCACACGGACTTCAGGACAACATTACATATTTAAATCTGTCCTTTAACCAGTTTATAGATCTTGATCATCAGCTGACCAGATTTACCAATTTGAGGACCCTCGATATTTCAAATAATTGGCTCAAGAACGTTCCTGCTCATCTGCCCAAGTCACTATGGGAATTATATGCCATAAATAACAATATCAAAGTTCTCCAGAAACTTGACACAGCTTACCAGTGGAATCTCAAAGTGCTCGATGTTTCCCGGAACATGGTGGAAAGAGCCGTTCTGATCAACAACACACTGAGCAGTCTCAAGTTTCTCAACCTCAGCAGCAACAAACTTTGGACAGTTCCAACCAACATGCCCTACAACATAGAGACGGTGGATCTATCCAGTAACTTCTTGTCACAGATACTTCCAGGAACGCTGGTGAGACTACAGCACCTTACCAGCCTTTACCTGCACAACAACAAGTTCACGTACATTCCCGACAAAGCTTTTGACCAACTCTTTCAGCTGCAAGTAGTAACGCTATACAACAACCCCTGGTCCTGCAGCGACAAACAAAATATCCCTTATTTGCTTAAatggctgcagggcacagctgccaaCGTCATAGGGGCTCCCTGCGCTAACGAGACGGTGCTTTGGACGAACGCCACACCAACGTCGGCCGCTCCCACGGTCGCAGAGCCTAACCTCATGATTaagggaatgaaggcagcagacAAAACTGCTTCTCCGACGGCAACCGAACCAAGCAAAATGACAAAAACGCGTAAACAATTCAAAGCTAAGGAAGTTACTTTAACTGCTACCTTAAGCCAAACTGTACTGTTTACAAGCACAGACCGACCACTGCTCCTCTATCCAGAAGATCTGACCAGCGGGAAAGTGAGCTCGCACGAAGCAGCAGCCACGCGCACCATCTACATCAAAGATTCGACCGAGGTGAACTCGAGCACGGCTCGTCCGACGGGGTCATCCACTACTCCCCTGACGCTGAGCATTACCAGTGGCATGCCTACAAACTACTCCAAAATGCCTCAGAGCACAACTGCTACCTTAAGGAACGAGGAATCCACTACAAATATATTGAATACTCATGTGCCCTCCAAAGCAAGTACCTGTGAGGTATATCTGTTTTATGTTACAATGCTTAATGCAGTGGTGATGTTTATTGGCTAA